The DNA region GTACTTGTTTCACTCGTAAGTATCATTTTTAGTGCCAGACCCATCACTGACCTCTCGCCGGTTCTAATCTCGTAAGTTTCCCCGCTCCTTCCGTAAGCTACTGTTTTATCAAAATTCTATGAGGAGGAGGGGATCGAAAAGAATCGTGCTCACTTCCTCTCTATTACCCTTCGCCTGGCCGGTGCCCGAGCTTGCTTGATGCACCATTATAGTCATACCTGCAGGGAAAAATTACccattgaaatgttttttttatcattaatagGAACAACTTGGACTCAGGAAATCGTCTGGCAGATAATCAACGATGGCAAGATCGATTATCGCCCTTTGCATGTGCGAATGCCCTGGGTCGATGGAATGCCATTTGCACAACCTGAGAACCCTTATTTAGTGACGTCTGCTGGGATGATAGAAAAGATGTTTGAATGCTTCCCATCACCCCGCGTGTTTAAATCACATCTACCGTATGACCTGGTCCCCAAGGGGTGTGGCCAGGCTGCAAAGCCACAAGCACGTTATATATACGTCATGCGTAACCCAAAAGATGTGGCTGTATCTCTTTTTGAATTTGTGGCTAAAGTATCTGGCAGAGAAGCTCTCTCCTGGGATGAGTTATTTGAGCTGTTCTATCAAGGGAAAGGTTACTGATTTGCATCTGTTTGTAAAGTTATCTATATTAAGCTAATTTTTTACAACCTTTTGCCTTTGCCTAATTGACCTAATCAAGGAGCAAAACCGTAGCATGCAACACATTTTTCGTGTTAAGAGGCGAAAAAGCGAGAGCGCGCGCAAAGAACCGCGGTGTTCAGTCGACAACCTCACCTACTGTTAGTCGTTTGTACCCGTTCTCGCTCGTCCCCataacctcgttcccagggaACCTTTTTCCTTCAGAAGAAAAACCCTGGTAACGAGGTTGTCGTCTCCACTGACGGAAAGCCTAGACACTGATACTGCGAAAATCTTAAAGTTGGAGCTCAAAGATtcgggaaaaaagaaaagcaatattttattttgctgatTTACCTGATCTTGTTTGTAGTCTATTATGGCCCGTGGTTTGATCATGTCATCAGTTGGTGGAAACACAAGGATGATCCTGATGTATTGATTCTAAAGTACGAGGACATGAAGGAGGTGAGTGTGAAAAGAGGGGGTCTGGAAAGCACCTAAGATTTGTTTCGAGCACGTTAAGTCAAGGTTAGAGAATGTAGGCCTGATGAGGGGAGGAGAGTGGGGTCCTGTACATCTTGGTCATGAATCATCTTGGCTTCCTGTTTTGGTCGAACTTAAGATAagggcgaaaaaaaaacaaaaaagaaaaataaaactggtaGCATATCATTAGTTTGCTATCtattatata from Pocillopora verrucosa isolate sample1 chromosome 1, ASM3666991v2, whole genome shotgun sequence includes:
- the LOC131781623 gene encoding sulfotransferase 1B1 is translated as MSMSEDSIIGPRNDAVIDGKVWVKGTTKEMLDTFPKLIPKKEDIFVCTFPRSGTTWTQEIVWQIINDGKIDYRPLHVRMPWVDGMPFAQPENPYLVTSAGMIEKMFECFPSPRVFKSHLPYDLVPKGCGQAAKPQARYIYVMRNPKDVAVSLFEFVAKVSGREALSWDELFELFYQGKVYYGPWFDHVISWWKHKDDPDVLILKYEDMKEDLLGAIRKIATFIGKELPLETLERIVSQTSFNVMQKEGNSNFSFLRGFKGLCIRKGEVGNWKDYFTEDQSKRFDSLIKEKLAGSGLEDEF